AGCACGACGCTCCGACAGCGCTCGGCGAGGTCGTCGAACGACCGCTCGGCGCCCCGGCGAAGATCGGCGTACCTCAGCCGCCCCAGATCACGCCAGTGGGTGCCGTGCCCGGGCAGTCGCGGAACTTCGACCGTGTACCCCGCCTCGGCGATCGCCTCGCCCAGGGGCCGGGTCGACACCGGGTTCCCCGTGAAGCCGTGGATGACGGCCACACCGATCTGGCCGCGTTCATCGCTGCCGGCCGACGACCACGGCTGCGCCCCTCCCACCACGTCGTACCGAGTCATGGCGACCTCCTCCAGCGGCCTCGGAGCATAGAGCACGCACGGCCGACGACCACACTCGCCCGGCGGCGCTACCGTGCGCCGCCATGCCACGGTCCGGTGACACCGCCCACACCGCGTCTCAAGCGGCCACCACCGATCCGCGAGCGACCACCACCGATCGGTCCGCGCGGCACCGGCCGATGCGAGCGGTCGTGCAGGTCGTCCGAGGTTTCGCGATGGGCAGCGCGGATCTGGTCCCCGGCGTGTCGGGTGGCACGATCGCGTTGGTCTTCGGCATCTACGACGACCTGGTGGCGGAGATCTACGCGGCGTCCTCCGCCGTCGGCCGGCTGCTCCGGCTGGACGTCGACGGCGGGTGGCGGGCGCTGCGCGACGTCCGCTGGGGGTTCCTGGTGCCGCTGGTGGCCGGTATCGGGCTGGCGGTCGTCACACTGGCGGGGGTCCTGCGTACCCTCCTGGCTGATCGCCCCGTGCTGATGTCGGCGTTGTTCTTCGGCCTCATCGTCGGGTCGATCGTGGTGGCGAGCGACGAACTCGACCGCCGGGACCCACCTCGCCTGGCGATCGTGACCGCAGTGGCAGCCGCCACGTTCGTGCTCCTGGGTCTCCGCGGCGCGGCTATGCGCGATCCTGGGCTGGCCGTGATGTTCGCCGGCGGGGCGTTGGCCATCACCGCGATGATCCTGCCCGGCGTCTCCGGTTCGTTCCTCCTCCTGATGATCGGGCTGTACCAGCATCTCCTCGACGTCGTCCACGAGCGCGGCGCCGTCGAACTCGCGGTGTTCACCGCAGGTGCCGCCACCGGCCTGGCGGTGTTCTCTGCCGCGCTGCACTGGCTGCTGGAGCATCACCGCGCCACGGTCATGGCGACGCTGATCGGCTTGATGGCCGGGTCGTTGCGGGTGCTGTGGATGTGGCCCACCGACCAGGGCGGCGTCGGCGACGTCCGCCTGGGCGCTCCGTTCTGGGCCGACGTCCCGATGGTTCTGGCTGCGGCGATGGTCGGCGCCGTCGGCGTGGTCGTGATCGCTCGCCTCGGCCTGCGCCGGGACGAGCCGTCGCGGTGACCTGACCGCCAACGGCCTGTGCGCCGGCGTCAACGTCGCGACGCGACGGCCGCCAGCAGATCGTCGAAGCGCGCGGCGATCTGCTCCCACGACCAGCGGGCTTCGACCCAGCTCCGGGCGGCGCGGCCCATCCGCGAACGACGCTCCTGATCATCGAGCAGCGTCGCGATCGCCCCTGCCACCGCGTCGGGGTTGCGACCGTCGACGGTGACGCCGGTCTCGCCGTCGCGGACGGTCTCGGGTGCCCCACCCGAGACCCCCGCCACCACCGGGACACCAGCGGCTTGCGCCTCGAGGTAGACGCTGCCCAGCCCCTCGACGTCGAGACCGAACCACCGGGTGCGGCATGGCATCGCGAACACGTCGATGGCACCGTACGCGGCCGGCAGTCGCGGTCCCTGGATCTCACCGGCCACCACCACCTGCGGCATGCCCTGCACTCGGCGGTGCAGCCTCGCCGCGAGCGGGCCGTCACCAACCAGCACCAGCCACGCATCGACGTGGTGGCGGCGCACCGCCGGCCAAGCATCGACGAGGACGTCTTGGCCCTTGCGTCGCACCAACCGCGACACGCAGCCCACCAGCGGCGCGGCGGCCGGCACCCCCCACTGGCGTCGCAAGGCAGAACCGTCCACGTCCGGGTTGAACGTCTCGGTGTCCACACCTGGTGGGATCCGTGCCACGGTGACATCACGCACGTGCGGCCGCAGCCGACTCTCGGTGTAGTCGCTGATCGTGGTGACCGCAGCCAGGGCGCGGGTCGCGCGTCTCACGAGGATCCCGAGGCCGACCGTGGCCAGACCCGCTTCGTGGCCGTGCGTGAGACCCACCACCGGGACGGCCGGGTCGCGCGACAGGGCCGGGCCCAGCTCCCCCAACGGCCAGGCCGCCCCCAGCACCACCACGGCGGGGCGGTGATCGCGGGCCACGGCCCGCACCAGATTCAGGGTGGACGGGGTCGGCAGGAGCGAACGGCTCGCCGCGCGGACGACCCGGTACGGCGCCGCGTCATCGAACCGCTCGGCGTTGGGGTGGTTGGGACCGACGACCACCGTCGAGTCGGGGCGGACCCGTCGGATCAGCTGGTCAACGAAGCGTTGGATACCACCGACCTGTGGCGGCAGATCGTTGGTCAGCCACAGCACCCGCACGTCAGGTGGCCGCTACGTCCCTCGCGCCTTCCGGCTGGACGCCTCCGCGCCCTTCCCGCCGGCCTTCGACGCCGCTTCGGCCGTCGAACGGTTGGCCGAACGCTTCCCGCCGGCCTTCGACGCCGCTTTGCCGTTCGAGGGCTTCGCCGCAGCCTTCCCTGCGGTCCGCGACGACCGGCTCGCCTTCCGTCCGGTCCGGGGGGCCGTCCAGCCGAGTTCGCGGGCGAGCGGGCTCGATGCGGTGATCGTCCCGGCGTCGCGGTCGAGCCACCAGCTGGCGCTCCGGGTCCGACCGCGCTGGCGGTAGCGCACGGTGACGGTCCAACGACCGTCGGCTCGTCGGCTGGCCGCCCAGCTCGCGTCATCTGCATCGATGTCGCGCTCGCCGAGGTTGCGGTCGACCGCCTGCCCGAGGGGATGCCCGGACTCGCCCAAACGCGAGCGTGCCAGGCGCCGGCTGTGCGCCTCGCGCAGCACCTGGTCGCGTTCCGCGACGATCGGGACCATCCACCGCTCGACCCAGCTGACGTCGGTCCCGGCAGCCTTGGCCACCGATGCCGGCGACCGCCCAGCCCGCAGCAGGGCCTGGATCTCGGCCGGCGTGAGCTTGCTCTCGTGGACAGGCTGCTCCGGCGACGACGCGACATCGGCCTCACGGCCGGCGGCCACCGTCTCGTCGCTGTCAGGCCCGGTCACTGCCGGCTCGGCGGGTTCATCCGGTGAGGTGTCTGCTGGTGGCCGGGGGTCGATCCGAGCCGTCGCCCCCCGGCGTGACGACCCAGCCGTCTGGGTCGGCTCCCCGTCACCGGATGCCGATCCCTGGCGCAACCGGCGGATCTCGTCAACCGTGAGGAAGAGGTCGGCGTCGACGACCAGCCGGTACCGGCCACGGCGAGCATCAGGATGCACGTCGAGGACGAGGTGTTGCAGGTCCGCGGTGTAGCCGATGAGGTGAACCTCGATCACGCTTGCCTCCGGACCCGCCCCGACTTTGGGGCTCATCTCGTCAGGCCGCCCAAGCGCCGGGCCCGACAGCTGGCGTCGGGTGTCGGCCGACGTCCGCATCCTGCCCGCCGCGACGGAGCCGAGCAACTGTTTCGCGCGCCGGGAACCGGTTGGACGGCGGGGCGGCCAACGTGTCACGTCCGACCGGTGCGACTCTCAACCGGCCAGAGCGAGCAGCGAAGCGGTGCCGATGACGTCCCCCCGCAGCTGGCGGACACGGTCGGCCAGCTCGCGGTCGTCGGTGACCACGACGACCGGCTCGTCGGAGGGGAGGGACTCGACCAGTTCGACGATGGCATCGTCGGCGGTCCCCCCCGCTGTGAAGCGCACCCGGACGAGACGTGACCGTGGCGCAGGCGCGTTGACGCCCGGATCCCCATCGAAGACGACCGTGCACAGCACCTTCAGGCGGGCGACCAACGACTCGAGCTGGGTGGTCAACCACAACCGCTGCTGCTCGAGCTCGAGGTGGCCGCGATGTTGCTGTGAGACGTTGTACCCGTCGACGATCATCCTCCGGCCGGGGACCAGCAGCGCCTGCGCAGCGTCGACCGTGCCCGGGGCGATACCGGCGGGGAGCCGGCTGGGGCGCCCGGACGCGGCCGGGCGCGCCCCCGACCGGAGCGACGAGCGGTACTGCGCGATCTCCTCGCTGGCGCGTCGTTCGAGGGCCTCGCGCGCTCGCCGGTGCCGCCGCCGGCGTTGGAGGCGTTCCTCCTCCCGCCGGCGCAGCGTCCGTAGCTCATCACGGAGCTCGGCCACCTGCGCGTCGGCCTGGCGGCGGACCCGTTCGACCGCTTGGTCGCGCTCCTCGGCCGCCGAGGTCAGACGACGCTGCAGCGCCTCGATCGTGTCCTCGAAGGTGCGGACCGCGTCCTCGAGCTCCTGCACCCGCTCCTGTTCGACCCGCAGTCGCGCCTCGAGGCCTTCGGCGCGTCGGCGCGCATGGTCACGCTGCTCGCGGAACTCGCGCGCGCGAGCGCGGAGGCGTTGATGGCGATCTGGGCTGCTGACGACGGCAGGTTGTGGGTGGCGCCGTTGCGGCGGGGCGACTTCCACCTCGCCGCGCAGGATCGCGAGCACTGCGCCGCCGTGGGGGTCGTCCTCGAGCTGTGCGAGCGTCTCATGCCACAGCGCGCCACCGGCCGCCAGCAACCGACACAGATCCCGCCGGGACCGTCCCGACGCCAACCGGCTCGTCGGCAGCGCCCGCAGCTGCGCCATCCGCGGTGTGACCACGTTGTCGTCGAGCCGGTGCAGCGCACCACGGACGTTGCGCAACAGCACCGCCCACTCGTCGGGGGGGAGCCGCTCGAGCAACTCCTCGTCCGGTGCCGGCACCGGGTCCTCGGGCCGCTCGTCCCCACCGGTCGCCACGTTCAGTTGGTGGAGATGACCACGCCCAGCTTCTGGAGCCGCTCCAGGAAGTCGCTCGGCTCCTCACCCTCGAGCGCGGCGATCGCGTCGATGTCGTCATCACGGACGAACAGCAGATGCTCGGAGGTGCCCCGGCGTGTCTGGATGTAGGTGAGGTACTCCACCGCAGGTTCGATGCCGTCGGACGCGTCCCGGAGCCGTTCGACGTCGATGGCGTACCCACCCTTCCCGCGATCGCGCACGGTTCCGGATCGGGGCCGGTCGCCGCTCTCCACGACGCCGTCGGGCCCCAGGGCCAATCGACGCCGTCGTGCGGTCACCGCCCAGACCGTTGCCGCTGCGCTCGCCACGACAGCGGTAACCGCCCCGATGCGGATGGCCAGGTCACGACGCTCCATGCTGGCGACGGTACACCTCGCCGTCCCGAGCAACACCGTCCCGGGCGGACCGAACGGCATCCCGTTCCAGACGGGATCACCATCAGCGCTCAGCGCCGGAGCGAACGGCACACCCCGCGATCGGATCGTTGTTCAGTGCTCGGTTCCGACCGCCCGGGCCGGAGCAGCCTCGACCACGACGGCGTCGTCGCGCCCACACCAGCGACAGGTCACCGACTCCACACGACGGTCGAGGACGTCCTCCTCCTCCACCCGACGGACCCCGCCCAGGTCGAAGTGGTGGAAACGGCGGGTGCGGGCGGTCTCGACCACATCGAAACGCGTGACGTTCCCGCATGAGGCGCAGCGGAACCGGTGCTGTGCATCCAGGCCCCGCGCCAGGTCGCTCACCGCAGCATCACCTCGGTGGGGTCCGAGCCGAACCAGGGCCCGGCGTCCATGGCGGGGAACTCCAGGTAGCCGATCTCGAAGATCTCGCCGGTCTCGGCGACCACGTCGGCCGCTCCCTCCGCGAAGACGCGGAGCTGCTCGACGTCGATCCCGTGGTAGACGTCGGGGTACTCGGCCAGCTTCTCGGCGGCCTTGCGGAGCAGCGCAACCGACCCGGGGACGTTGCCACGCTGATGGTGACAGCAGCCCACCGCCACCTGGATCACACCCTGCCAGAACAGCCGGTCCCCGTCCGGGGCGGCGTTCCAGACGTCCTCCAGCACCTCGTGGGCCTCGAAGAAACGCTCCTGGTTCCACAGTTCGACCGCTTTGGCGAGCGCCTCCTCGAGGTCGTCCAACGCGAAGTCCTCGACGGTCTCGGCCGGTTCGGCACCGCGAGGCAGGGGCCGACCGAGCCGGTCGCGCGGGCGGGCGTTGGCGGGGCGGCCGTTCTCGTCGCGGTCCCGCTCGTAGCGGCGGACCTGGCGTCGCTGGTCGCTCACGGTTCCCTCGGGTCGTCTCCCCGCAGGGTAGCGACCGCACCGGGTACCCTCCGCCGCATGCCCGAGCTCCCC
The Actinomycetota bacterium genome window above contains:
- a CDS encoding glycosyltransferase family 4 protein, translating into MRVLWLTNDLPPQVGGIQRFVDQLIRRVRPDSTVVVGPNHPNAERFDDAAPYRVVRAASRSLLPTPSTLNLVRAVARDHRPAVVVLGAAWPLGELGPALSRDPAVPVVGLTHGHEAGLATVGLGILVRRATRALAAVTTISDYTESRLRPHVRDVTVARIPPGVDTETFNPDVDGSALRRQWGVPAAAPLVGCVSRLVRRKGQDVLVDAWPAVRRHHVDAWLVLVGDGPLAARLHRRVQGMPQVVVAGEIQGPRLPAAYGAIDVFAMPCRTRWFGLDVEGLGSVYLEAQAAGVPVVAGVSGGAPETVRDGETGVTVDGRNPDAVAGAIATLLDDQERRSRMGRAARSWVEARWSWEQIAARFDDLLAAVASRR
- a CDS encoding DUF309 domain-containing protein, which produces MSDQRRQVRRYERDRDENGRPANARPRDRLGRPLPRGAEPAETVEDFALDDLEEALAKAVELWNQERFFEAHEVLEDVWNAAPDGDRLFWQGVIQVAVGCCHHQRGNVPGSVALLRKAAEKLAEYPDVYHGIDVEQLRVFAEGAADVVAETGEIFEIGYLEFPAMDAGPWFGSDPTEVMLR
- a CDS encoding DUF368 domain-containing protein, which codes for MPRSGDTAHTASQAATTDPRATTTDRSARHRPMRAVVQVVRGFAMGSADLVPGVSGGTIALVFGIYDDLVAEIYAASSAVGRLLRLDVDGGWRALRDVRWGFLVPLVAGIGLAVVTLAGVLRTLLADRPVLMSALFFGLIVGSIVVASDELDRRDPPRLAIVTAVAAATFVLLGLRGAAMRDPGLAVMFAGGALAITAMILPGVSGSFLLLMIGLYQHLLDVVHERGAVELAVFTAGAATGLAVFSAALHWLLEHHRATVMATLIGLMAGSLRVLWMWPTDQGGVGDVRLGAPFWADVPMVLAAAMVGAVGVVVIARLGLRRDEPSR
- a CDS encoding NYN domain-containing protein gives rise to the protein MATGGDERPEDPVPAPDEELLERLPPDEWAVLLRNVRGALHRLDDNVVTPRMAQLRALPTSRLASGRSRRDLCRLLAAGGALWHETLAQLEDDPHGGAVLAILRGEVEVAPPQRRHPQPAVVSSPDRHQRLRARAREFREQRDHARRRAEGLEARLRVEQERVQELEDAVRTFEDTIEALQRRLTSAAEERDQAVERVRRQADAQVAELRDELRTLRRREEERLQRRRRHRRAREALERRASEEIAQYRSSLRSGARPAASGRPSRLPAGIAPGTVDAAQALLVPGRRMIVDGYNVSQQHRGHLELEQQRLWLTTQLESLVARLKVLCTVVFDGDPGVNAPAPRSRLVRVRFTAGGTADDAIVELVESLPSDEPVVVVTDDRELADRVRQLRGDVIGTASLLALAG
- the sepH gene encoding septation protein SepH translates to MSPKVGAGPEASVIEVHLIGYTADLQHLVLDVHPDARRGRYRLVVDADLFLTVDEIRRLRQGSASGDGEPTQTAGSSRRGATARIDPRPPADTSPDEPAEPAVTGPDSDETVAAGREADVASSPEQPVHESKLTPAEIQALLRAGRSPASVAKAAGTDVSWVERWMVPIVAERDQVLREAHSRRLARSRLGESGHPLGQAVDRNLGERDIDADDASWAASRRADGRWTVTVRYRQRGRTRSASWWLDRDAGTITASSPLARELGWTAPRTGRKASRSSRTAGKAAAKPSNGKAASKAGGKRSANRSTAEAASKAGGKGAEASSRKARGT